The Trueperaceae bacterium genome includes a window with the following:
- a CDS encoding ABC transporter substrate-binding protein, whose translation MLVRTHFCTRLGVHVSAAVLALALLAGLAGAQTLRAGIGIPVQLDPAFASSDAEILVLSNVYDYLVEIDANNDVQPGLATDWTTSDDGVVWTFTLREDVTFHSGAAFDPDDVVATFDRLRDPDADLATSDLYANVETVEATGPNEVTFTLADPNPFFLYDLSDNHAVVHDADADDFGTTFDGTGPFRVASYAAEDRMRLEAVEDHWNAPGVDAIDLVFFSEQSAAVNALRGGQLDLVLRMSTPLYQSLEGADGIERTRVATNAFDLVRLRADRAPGDDPRVVEAMKLAVDREAIRAFVGGGLSAAALDTPVGPLYDAYHRPDLTPPERDVERARALLADAGYADGLELTLHVPDSGDRPDLAVVLKDQLDDAGFDIDVQVQPESVYYGEGGWLDVDFGITGWGSRPTPQFYFETMIACDAVWNEAHYCDPEVDALIDEAGATLDEDVRRAAYADLQRILATEGPYVIPYFFPQFAALSDAYEGLALKAFPGRTDLAALQPR comes from the coding sequence ATGCTCGTCCGCACCCACTTCTGCACGCGCCTCGGCGTGCACGTGTCCGCCGCCGTTCTCGCCCTCGCCCTGCTCGCCGGGCTCGCCGGCGCGCAGACCCTGCGCGCCGGCATCGGCATCCCCGTCCAACTCGACCCCGCCTTCGCGTCCAGCGACGCGGAGATCCTCGTGCTCTCCAACGTCTACGACTACCTCGTCGAGATCGACGCGAACAACGACGTCCAGCCCGGCCTGGCGACCGACTGGACGACGTCGGACGACGGCGTCGTCTGGACCTTCACGCTGCGCGAGGACGTCACCTTCCACTCCGGCGCGGCGTTCGACCCCGACGACGTCGTCGCCACGTTCGACCGGCTCCGCGACCCCGACGCCGACCTCGCGACGAGCGACCTGTACGCCAACGTCGAGACCGTCGAGGCGACCGGACCGAACGAGGTGACCTTCACCCTCGCCGACCCCAACCCGTTCTTCCTCTACGACCTCTCCGACAACCACGCGGTCGTGCACGACGCCGACGCCGACGACTTCGGCACGACGTTCGACGGGACCGGCCCGTTCCGCGTCGCGTCGTACGCCGCGGAGGACCGCATGCGCCTCGAGGCGGTCGAGGACCACTGGAACGCGCCGGGCGTCGACGCCATCGACCTGGTGTTCTTCAGCGAGCAGTCCGCCGCCGTGAACGCGCTGCGCGGCGGGCAACTCGACCTGGTCCTGCGCATGTCGACGCCCCTCTACCAGAGCCTCGAGGGAGCCGACGGCATCGAACGCACCCGCGTCGCGACGAACGCCTTCGACCTCGTCCGGCTCCGCGCCGACCGCGCGCCGGGCGACGACCCCCGCGTCGTCGAGGCGATGAAGCTCGCCGTCGACCGCGAAGCGATCCGCGCCTTCGTCGGCGGCGGCCTCTCCGCCGCCGCCCTCGACACGCCGGTCGGGCCGCTCTACGACGCCTACCACCGGCCCGACCTCACGCCGCCCGAACGCGACGTCGAGCGCGCCCGCGCGCTGCTGGCCGACGCCGGGTACGCCGACGGCCTCGAACTCACCCTCCACGTCCCCGACAGCGGCGACCGCCCCGACCTCGCCGTCGTCCTCAAGGACCAACTCGACGACGCCGGCTTCGACATCGACGTCCAGGTCCAACCCGAAAGCGTCTACTACGGCGAAGGCGGCTGGCTCGACGTCGACTTCGGCATCACCGGTTGGGGGTCGCGCCCGACCCCGCAGTTCTACTTCGAGACGATGATCGCCTGCGACGCCGTCTGGAACGAGGCGCACTACTGCGACCCCGAGGTCGACGCCCTCATCGACGAGGCGGGCGCCACCCTCGACGAGGACGTGCGGCGCGCCGCCTACGCCGACCTGCAGCGCATCCTCGCGACCGAAGGGCCCTACGTCATCCCCTACTTCTTCCCGCAGTTCGCCGCCCTGAGCGACGCGTACGAGGGGCTCGCCCTCAAGGCGTTCCCCGGCCGCACCGACCTGGCCGCCCTCCAGCCTCGGTGA
- a CDS encoding class I mannose-6-phosphate isomerase, with product MPAPHPVRLRPRLYARPWGGDALRALPGAVPPDGPGPVGEAWLADGDAPVLGGPWDGATLAALAADDPAGWLGRAAAPGDVRIPVLVKLLDPAAWLSVQVHPDDAYARRRHPDRPDRGKVETWRVLEAPAGATVAWGFDAATTPDAVRAAIDAGTLAGRLRPLPVVPGDVVHNPAGTVHALGPGVRVLEVQQASDLTYRLDDHGRVGPDGAPRALHVDDALAVADLSGAPPAPPDLEPVEVGWTNRATCPHYALDEADVAGEVEGAATGRLPHVLTVASGALRLTAGERTWAAPEGATFWLPPGTPPVRLAGRGLVLRARPTEVDA from the coding sequence GTGCCTGCGCCCCATCCGGTTCGCCTCCGCCCGCGGCTGTACGCCCGCCCCTGGGGCGGCGACGCGTTGCGCGCCCTGCCCGGCGCGGTGCCGCCCGACGGCCCCGGGCCGGTCGGGGAGGCCTGGCTGGCCGACGGCGACGCCCCGGTGCTCGGGGGGCCGTGGGACGGCGCGACGCTCGCGGCGCTCGCCGCCGACGACCCCGCCGGCTGGCTCGGGCGGGCCGCCGCTCCCGGGGACGTCCGCATCCCGGTCCTCGTGAAGCTCCTCGACCCGGCCGCCTGGTTGTCGGTCCAGGTCCATCCCGACGACGCGTACGCGCGCCGGCGGCACCCGGACCGCCCGGACCGCGGCAAGGTCGAGACGTGGCGCGTCCTCGAGGCGCCCGCCGGCGCGACGGTCGCCTGGGGGTTCGACGCCGCCACGACGCCCGACGCGGTGCGCGCCGCGATCGACGCGGGGACGCTCGCGGGGCGCCTCCGCCCCCTCCCGGTCGTGCCGGGCGACGTGGTGCACAACCCGGCGGGGACCGTGCACGCGTTGGGGCCCGGCGTCCGCGTCCTCGAGGTGCAGCAGGCGTCGGACCTCACCTACCGCCTGGACGACCACGGCCGCGTGGGGCCGGACGGGGCGCCCCGCGCCCTGCACGTCGACGACGCCCTCGCCGTCGCCGACCTATCCGGTGCGCCGCCCGCGCCGCCGGACCTCGAGCCGGTCGAGGTGGGCTGGACGAACCGGGCGACCTGCCCCCACTACGCCCTGGACGAGGCGGACGTCGCCGGGGAGGTCGAGGGGGCCGCCACCGGACGGTTGCCGCACGTCCTGACGGTCGCGTCGGGGGCGCTCCGCCTGACGGCCGGCGAGCGGACGTGGGCGGCGCCGGAGGGCGCCACCTTCTGGCTGCCCCCCGGCACGCCGCCCGTGCGCCTCGCGGGACGCGGCCTCGTCCTCCGCGCCCGCCCGACCGAGGTCGATGCGTGA
- a CDS encoding D-alanine--D-alanine ligase family protein, with translation MSATEADTTAAGRPVLLLCGGPSDEHAVSLASAASLLQEAGTVADWTPRVLRRDGRGLLSPDASRAALRAAGGGVPPAPARPAPDPTPRLALLDDLAAALRDLVARADAVGATPVVLPLLHGPGGEDGRLQGLLDAAGVAYVGAGVRASAVAMDKIVMKQVLAAADVPQVAWRAVHRDAVADDPEAARAHLADLPWPRFVKPANLGSSVGIARVRTAAEQDAALDDAFRHDPRGVVEAAAEGARELEVAVLDGRPPDASPVGEVVVPGGAFYDYAHKYAGDATELRVPAPLDAATADAARALALRAFDALGLEGLARVDLFLGPDGALLVNEVNTLPGFTARSMYPRLWHAGGLPYPALVARLLDLAVARPPG, from the coding sequence GTGAGCGCGACGGAGGCCGACACGACCGCGGCCGGACGCCCCGTCCTGCTGCTCTGCGGCGGGCCCTCCGACGAGCACGCCGTCTCCCTCGCCTCCGCCGCCTCGCTCCTGCAGGAGGCCGGCACCGTCGCCGACTGGACGCCGCGCGTCCTCCGCCGCGACGGGCGCGGCCTGCTGTCCCCCGACGCGAGCCGCGCCGCCCTCCGCGCCGCGGGCGGGGGCGTCCCCCCCGCCCCCGCGCGCCCCGCGCCGGACCCCACCCCGCGCCTCGCGCTCCTCGACGACCTGGCCGCCGCCCTGCGCGACCTGGTCGCCCGCGCCGACGCGGTCGGCGCGACGCCGGTCGTGCTCCCCCTGCTGCACGGGCCCGGCGGGGAGGACGGGCGCCTGCAGGGCCTGCTGGACGCCGCCGGCGTCGCGTACGTCGGGGCGGGCGTCCGCGCGAGCGCCGTCGCGATGGACAAGATCGTCATGAAGCAGGTCCTCGCCGCCGCCGACGTCCCCCAGGTCGCCTGGCGGGCGGTGCATCGCGACGCCGTGGCGGACGACCCCGAAGCGGCCCGCGCGCACCTCGCCGACCTCCCCTGGCCGCGGTTCGTGAAGCCCGCCAACCTCGGCAGCTCGGTCGGCATCGCACGCGTACGCACCGCCGCGGAGCAGGACGCCGCCCTCGACGACGCGTTCCGGCACGACCCGCGCGGGGTCGTCGAGGCGGCGGCGGAGGGCGCCCGCGAGCTCGAGGTGGCGGTCCTGGACGGCCGCCCCCCCGACGCCTCCCCCGTCGGCGAGGTCGTCGTGCCCGGCGGCGCGTTCTACGACTACGCCCACAAGTACGCCGGCGACGCGACGGAGTTGCGCGTCCCCGCCCCCCTCGACGCCGCCACCGCCGACGCCGCCCGGGCCCTCGCGCTGCGCGCGTTCGACGCCCTCGGCCTCGAGGGGCTCGCGCGCGTCGACCTGTTCCTCGGGCCCGACGGGGCCCTCCTCGTCAACGAGGTCAACACCCTCCCCGGCTTCACCGCCCGCTCGATGTACCCGCGCCTCTGGCACGCCGGGGGTCTGCCCTACCCCGCGCTCGTCGCCCGCCTCCTCGACCTCGCCGTCGCGCGCCCCCCGGGCTGA
- a CDS encoding HNH endonuclease: protein MSSAHDADPTRKPPDAAPAGDAQAGDAQAGDAPAGAPPTPYGVAADGPNDGANEEAHLAELLGLEPLTDPAAARVLILNASFEPLHVCSVKRAIQLLMTDVAIRVEDADTFLRTPSQAVPVPSVVRLARYVRRPGRQKVAFNRRNLFRRDDHRCQYCGTRGSDLTLDHVVPRSRGGPTSWENVVACCRSCNAKKRDRTPEEARMTLARAPRAPRFVFSSAYGLLADVDPIWRRYLPEGY from the coding sequence GTGAGCTCCGCGCACGACGCCGACCCGACCCGTAAGCCCCCCGACGCCGCCCCCGCGGGCGACGCGCAGGCGGGCGACGCGCAGGCCGGCGACGCGCCGGCGGGCGCCCCGCCGACGCCGTACGGCGTCGCGGCCGACGGCCCGAACGACGGTGCGAACGAGGAGGCCCACCTCGCGGAACTCCTCGGGCTCGAGCCGCTCACCGACCCCGCCGCCGCCCGCGTCCTCATCCTCAACGCCAGCTTCGAACCGCTGCACGTCTGCAGCGTCAAACGCGCCATTCAACTGTTGATGACCGACGTCGCGATCCGCGTCGAGGACGCCGACACGTTCCTCCGGACCCCGTCGCAGGCGGTGCCGGTCCCCAGCGTCGTGCGCCTCGCGCGGTACGTGCGTCGACCCGGCCGCCAGAAGGTGGCGTTCAACCGCCGCAACCTGTTTCGCCGCGACGACCACCGCTGTCAGTACTGCGGCACCCGCGGCAGCGACCTCACCCTCGACCACGTCGTGCCCCGCAGTCGCGGGGGCCCGACCAGTTGGGAGAACGTCGTCGCCTGCTGCCGCTCCTGCAACGCCAAGAAGCGCGACCGGACGCCGGAGGAGGCGCGCATGACGCTCGCGCGGGCGCCGCGCGCGCCCCGCTTCGTGTTCAGCAGCGCCTACGGGCTGCTGGCCGACGTCGACCCCATCTGGCGGCGCTACCTGCCCGAGGGGTACTGA
- a CDS encoding ABC transporter permease, whose protein sequence is MSAPRAAGATFAGAGARTPRRRGALGVVRSLYDRPASAIGTTGVLLFLALAAVGPLVAPYGPTDQVLLDRSQAPSAAHWFGTDRLGRDVFSRVVAGARDILLLAGGGTALAVLLGTATGLWTSARGGWLEEVTFRLYDALLALPALLLALLLLGTVGPSRASVLLVIAVAYTPIVARVVRSVVLSVKAREWVAAARLQGESGRWILLREILPSVLPALAVESALRFSYAIFLVASLGFLGVGVQPPSPDWGLMVAEARDYVYLTPWSLAFPAAAISGLVVSVNLAADGLGRALRSGA, encoded by the coding sequence GTGAGCGCCCCGCGCGCGGCCGGCGCGACGTTCGCCGGCGCCGGCGCGCGGACGCCCCGCCGGCGCGGTGCGCTCGGCGTGGTGCGCAGCCTCTACGACCGGCCGGCGAGCGCGATCGGCACCACCGGGGTGCTCCTCTTCCTCGCGCTCGCGGCGGTCGGGCCCCTCGTCGCGCCGTACGGCCCCACCGACCAGGTGCTCCTCGACCGCTCGCAGGCGCCCAGCGCCGCGCACTGGTTCGGCACCGACCGCCTCGGCCGCGACGTGTTCAGTCGCGTCGTGGCCGGCGCCCGCGACATCCTCCTCCTCGCCGGCGGCGGGACCGCCCTCGCGGTCCTGCTCGGCACCGCCACCGGCCTGTGGACGTCGGCGCGCGGCGGGTGGCTCGAGGAGGTCACCTTCCGCCTCTACGACGCGCTCCTCGCGCTCCCCGCGCTGTTGTTGGCGTTGTTGTTGCTCGGCACCGTCGGCCCCTCGCGCGCCAGCGTCCTGCTCGTCATCGCGGTCGCCTACACCCCGATCGTCGCGCGCGTCGTGCGCAGCGTTGTGCTCAGCGTCAAGGCGCGCGAGTGGGTCGCCGCCGCCCGCCTCCAGGGGGAATCCGGCCGTTGGATCCTGCTGCGCGAAATCCTCCCCAGCGTCCTGCCCGCCCTCGCGGTCGAAAGCGCACTCCGCTTCAGTTACGCCATCTTCCTCGTCGCCTCCCTCGGGTTCCTCGGCGTCGGGGTGCAACCCCCGTCCCCCGACTGGGGCCTCATGGTCGCCGAAGCTCGCGACTACGTGTACCTGACCCCCTGGTCGCTCGCCTTCCCCGCCGCCGCCATCAGCGGCCTCGTCGTCAGCGTCAACCTCGCCGCCGACGGCCTCGGGCGGGCGTTGCGGAGCGGCGCGTGA
- a CDS encoding alpha/beta fold hydrolase yields the protein MSDARAGRRRVARWTGAALVAAGLVAAGALATWLPPGPLVPAADAAVAGVSASSVRIAAYDAAGGGVEVAPRDGAADVTFVLYPGGRVRPHAYAWIGVALAPAGVRTLIPTLPLDLAVFARDRLDALREADLVGAGPVVLGGHSLGGAMAVAHLARRAPDAVDGLVLMGAYPAAGDDLSDRAWPTLVLAAELDGLATEAEVTAGLERLPGRADLVAIEGAVHAFFGRYGPQRGDGRPTVPRAAAERAVRAALEGFFASLR from the coding sequence GTGAGCGACGCCCGGGCCGGGCGGCGGCGCGTGGCGCGGTGGACGGGGGCGGCGCTCGTGGCGGCGGGCCTCGTCGCCGCCGGGGCGCTCGCGACGTGGCTCCCGCCGGGCCCGTTGGTGCCCGCCGCGGACGCGGCGGTCGCGGGCGTGTCCGCGTCGTCGGTGCGCATCGCGGCGTACGACGCAGCTGGCGGCGGCGTCGAGGTCGCGCCGCGCGACGGCGCGGCGGACGTGACGTTCGTGCTGTACCCGGGCGGCCGGGTGCGGCCGCACGCCTACGCCTGGATCGGGGTGGCGCTCGCGCCGGCGGGCGTACGCACGCTGATCCCCACCCTGCCGCTCGACCTGGCGGTGTTCGCCCGCGACCGCCTCGACGCGTTGCGCGAGGCGGACCTGGTGGGCGCGGGCCCGGTCGTGCTCGGCGGGCACTCGTTGGGGGGCGCGATGGCGGTCGCGCACCTGGCGCGCCGGGCGCCGGACGCGGTGGACGGTCTGGTGCTGATGGGGGCGTACCCCGCGGCGGGGGACGACCTGTCGGACCGCGCGTGGCCGACCCTCGTGCTCGCCGCGGAGCTCGACGGCCTCGCGACGGAGGCCGAGGTGACGGCGGGCCTCGAGCGGCTTCCGGGACGCGCGGACCTCGTCGCCATCGAGGGGGCGGTGCACGCCTTCTTCGGGCGCTACGGACCGCAGCGGGGGGACGGCCGACCCACGGTGCCGCGCGCCGCGGCGGAGCGCGCGGTGCGCGCGGCGCTCGAGGGGTTCTTCGCGTCGCTGCGCTGA